From a single Montipora foliosa isolate CH-2021 unplaced genomic scaffold, ASM3666993v2 scaffold_21, whole genome shotgun sequence genomic region:
- the LOC137986465 gene encoding coiled-coil domain-containing protein 40-like, whose product MADRSEENGLGAEGKDGEKRPPSGRSKGSADSKKSMQDAVSKLTVKALKEFRLSEPSDVDTVVTGAESETLVPAATLTQDIPSFDPHGVLGAQTLLSEEIGGQDAREDGLGREIGGGDEDLDTDEESASEGETDMVVLDPDHPLMVRFQAAYKSHLLKQQEKVNLELRELTEDLKTKKREREELGVQLYGVQQELARQQMLLEKEHDHYNSENQLRLQCEKLLDETKEMHGKITEDLSHQRKQAKELRTEVENIAARLHYMEEAKEDVRADIAVMRRAAEKADTEVTKAEMDKKKQDLLVDRLIQTVDRLREEIDMFETQCAAQLDETKAAQKALSEATTEIEALQLERKQLTQQWYSSLIGMRRRDEAFAAMQEALSVQRQRIQAIETEIEGYRKSINKAQEQNEQITLMHNKIEADISMVKKLIAVSKNKQEVLKTEYSKYTRTLHETEQQLNRAETEVTLKDNELTALRKQIEREFLEKVKVEDNIMEKMRSQLTLDKAAQYTKKVTDKLRRRATELESSVAEVENEISRDILDISNTTTRVRQLQDIMDSLNEEIHQKNATISKIEGEIVKRNAIIERKQSTIDQYNKRIDQMKSKDGGEEIGPLELQIHTLQKQIEARLNEITELQQFWLRNQSELVKTLKDVQKQSEDMEYLKKQYTILLQKKLRIEGEINSHNNEMQDIERNIRSMQNDMTKLNTLITKESGLREALQQGTVLMESDFIQALKEAEGESINMQNQIEALKEEKERLLNSLVEAERQIMLWEKKTQLAREAKNAVDLEYGQGEIKAMKAEIHRMQVRYSQLMRQQEKMIQDMEKSVVRREVIITRGDAQAKMGKVTNTKGSFQKKLAEMKKKIKQTNQDANACDTDIQVLREKQMAVSGELEEKQITCQQLQGSADELEVQIDKLSEERQRNLADIVAKQQKLKYYTQLKNGRYTPLCKTPESLENELQKQRDRLQSLMTIVDRLNQEFPQAQPALRKITLSLGYRGMPEEAAA is encoded by the exons ATGGCCGACAGATCTGAAGAAAACGGGCTTGGTGCAGAAGGAAAAGACGGTGAAAAAAGGCCTCCATCTGGAAGATCCAAAGGCTCGGCCGACTCCAAAAAGTCTATGCAAGATGCAGTTAGTAAACTGACCGTCAAAGCGTTGAAAGAGTTTCGTTTGAGCGAACCCAGTGATGTGGATACTGTTGTGACTGGTGCGGAGAGTGAAACTCTTGTTCCCGCGGCAACGTTAACCCAAGATATTCCATCGTTTGACCCGCACGGAGTTCTTGGTGCGCAAACGTTGCTTTCTGAAGAAATAGGTGGTCAGGATGCTAGAGAGGATGGTCTCGGAAGGGAAATTGGCGGAGGGGACGAAGACCTCGATACTGACGAAGAGTCTGCTTCTGAGGgtgaaacagacatggtggtaCTTGATCCAGACCAT CCTCTTATGGTCAGATTTCAAGCAGCCTACAAATCGCACCTTCTTAAGCAGCAAGAAAAAGTGAATTTAGAATTACGGGAACTG ACAGAAGATCTTAAAACCAAGAAGCGTGAAAGGGAAGAGCTTGGTGTGCAACTTTATGGAGTTCAGCAAGAACTTGCTCGGCAGCAAATGCTGTTAGAGAAGGAACATGATCACTATAACTCAGAAAATCAACTCAGACTTCAATGTGAAAAACTCTtggatgaaacaaaagaaatgcatGGGAAGATCACAGAAGATCTTAGTCACCAGCGAAAACAAG CGAAAGAACTACGAACCGAAGTGGAGAACATAGCAGCTAGATTGCATTACATGGAGGAAGCCAAGGAGGATGTTAGGGCTGACATTGCTGTCATGCGAAGAGCTGCTGAGAAAGCAGACACTGAAGTTACAAAAGCAGAGATGGATAAAAAGAAGCAG GACCTTCTTGTGGATAGATTGATCCAAACCGTTGATCGTCTTAGGGAAGAGATCGATATGTTTGAAACACAGTGTGCTGCTCAGTTAGATGAAACCAAAGCTGCTCAAAAGGCACTTTCAGAGGCAACCACAGAAATAGAG GCTCTTCAGTTGgagagaaaacagctcacgcAGCAGTGGTATAGCAGTTTGATTGGCATGAGGCGTCGTGATGAGGCATTTGCCGCAATGCAAGAAGCTCTCAG TGTACAGAGACAAAGAATTCAGGCAATAGAGACAGAGATTGAAGGGTACAGAAAGTCGATCAACAAAGCGCAGGAACAGAATGAGCAGATAACCCTCATGCACAACAAGATTGAAGCGGATATCTCCATGGTCAAGAAACTGATCGCTGTCAGCAAGAATAAACAGGAAGTATTGAAGACTGAATACAGCAAGTACACCAGAACTCTGCACGAAACGGAGCAACAGCTTAACAGGGCAGAGACT GAAGTTACGCTAAAAGACAATGAGCTGACTGCTTTAAGAAAACAGATTGAGCGCGAATTCTTGGAAAAGGTTAAAGTAGAGGATAATATCATGGAGAAAATGAGAAGTCAGTTGACACTGGATAAGGCTGCCCAGTATACCAAGAAAGTGACAGACAAACTAAGAAGGAGAGCAACAGAACTG GAAAGTTCAGTTGCTGAAGTTGAAAACGAGATATCCAGAGATATCCTGGACATCTCTAACACCACAACTCGGGTTCGCCAGCTTCAAGACATCATGGACAGCTTGAATGAAGAGATCCACCAAAAGAACGCGACCATCTCTAAGATAGAAGGGGAGATTGTAAAAAGAAATGCCATAATAGAGAGAAAACAGAGCACCATCGATCAGTATAATAAACGGATTGATCAAATGAAGAGTAAAGATGgg GGAGAAGAAATCGGACCTCTGGAACTTCAGATACACACGCTGCAGAAACAGATTGAAGCTCGCTTGAATGAAATCACTGAATTACAACAGTTTTGGCTTAGAAATCAGAGTGAATTAGTAAAAACACTGAAAGATGTCCAAAAACAGTCAGAGGACATGGAATATCTCAAGAAacaatacactatattgctgcAAAAGAAACTGAGGATCGAAG GGGAAATCAACTCTCATAATAATGAGATGCAAGATATTGAACGGAATATACGTAGTATGCAGAATGACATGACCAAACTCAATACCCTGATCACGAAGGAGAGTGGTTTGAGAGAAGCCTTACAACAAGGAACGGTGTTGATGGAGAGCGATTTTATCCAGGCTCTCAAA GAAGCTGAAGGAGAGTCAATCAATATGCAGAATCAAATCGAGGCGTTGAAGGAGGAGAAAGAAAGATTGCTCAATAGCTTAGTGGAAGCAGA acGTCAAATCATGTTATGGGAGAAAAAGACTCAATTAGCGCGTGAGGCTAAGAATGCCGTTGATCTGGAGTACGGCCAGGGAGAAATCAAAGCCATGAAAGCAGAAATACATAGAATGCAG GTTCGTTACTCACAACTAATGAGgcagcaagagaaaatgatccAGGACATGGAAAAGTCTGTTGTTCGAAGAGAGGTCATCATCACTCG TGGTGACGCTCAGGCAAAGATGGGCAAAGTGACGAACACTAAGGGTTCGTTCCAGAAAAAACTCGCGgagatgaaaaagaaaatcaaacagACGAACCAGGATGCAAACGCATGTGATACGG ATATTCAAGTGTTGCGGGAAAAGCAAATGGCTGTGAGTGGTGAATTGGAAGAAAAACAGATCACTTGTCAACAGCTACAGGGTAGCGCTGATGAATTGGAAGTACAAATAGACAAACTATCGGAGGAGAGGCAGAGG AATCTAGCGGACATTGTGGCCAAACAACAGAAGCTGAAGTATTATACGCAGCTGAAGAATGGACGATACACACCTCTGTGCAAGACACCGGAGTCTCTTGAAAACGAATTGCAGAAACAGCGGGACCGTCTTCAGTCTCTTATGACAATTGTTGACCGCTTAAATCAGGAGTTCCCTCAAGCTCAGCCAGCATTGCGCAAAATCACTTTGTCTCTGGGATACAGGGGCATGCCTGAGGAGGCCGCTGCGTAG